A genomic region of Chloroflexota bacterium contains the following coding sequences:
- a CDS encoding ATP-dependent DNA helicase, whose translation MTLVDPETPLFTFDEAEAQTTALANELTEALREHFGLPGFRSGQQQVIERVMAGRSTLALMPTGAGKSLCYQLPALLLPHATIVISPLIALMKDQLDGLPEAVREQATFINSAIPFDEVRTRLRGLSEGRYKLVYVAPERLRQRQFLYALQQVGISLFVVDEAHCVSLWGFSFRPDYLFIREALRELGNPLVLGLTATASPATEKAICEQLGDLETVRTNVFRPNLHFELIKASNKEKKQAAILSLCSQIDGAIIVYARSRNSCEELAEHLRKTGVVAEAYHAGCPDRDAIQDRFMRGETRVIVATIAFGMGVDKRDVRAVIHANLPKSLEDYAQEAGRAGRDGQISRCIMLYNFFDKRQLKEWLESSHFGVEELRELYKAVLGQIGKGQGMINQAQLMELSGFDETRLRVGLGILEHVGLVRRHFDLPRVCKLRRGEAPATPEINQLCEWFSLGRWWQDVNSLDLAAALRIAPSQLEPTLLAWQEQGLLGYEGVAREVLLEVLPSPKDTRERMYQVLKQWRSTQERQLDSLTQYVEASHCRHRILAAQFGQRLPACGNACDICQSGRITISRPPNVLQPQTMPLVGSNWGNGGAISDHQRIMVEAVREHPQQLTSRDLAHILAGSRGYSSHPLFGALSERSFDSIRAEIDVLVDAGTLAYQGATLVAVVAAPKRTGNQQRDIALQVLATLTRLPYPLGRTGLVRLLKGVSDAKRSPDHGVLAHATMEQIEVVVEALVEAQLLDRQQQGLYPLLALNSAGRAVLNDPQTLPVLNIQGKRDSAKDEQIQADGELLLLLKSWRSEQARKLNLPHYMIIPDSVLFDLAAYQPTNTQELSTIKGIGSQKLAQWGEDLLSLITTGKPAN comes from the coding sequence ATGACATTGGTTGATCCTGAAACGCCGCTGTTTACCTTCGATGAAGCTGAAGCCCAGACGACGGCCTTAGCCAATGAGTTGACCGAAGCCTTACGTGAGCATTTTGGCTTGCCTGGCTTTCGTAGTGGTCAGCAACAAGTGATCGAACGGGTGATGGCTGGCCGATCAACCCTGGCTTTGATGCCGACAGGCGCTGGCAAATCGTTGTGTTATCAATTGCCAGCACTGCTGCTGCCCCACGCCACAATCGTGATCTCGCCGCTGATTGCCTTGATGAAAGATCAACTTGATGGCTTGCCTGAGGCGGTACGCGAACAAGCGACCTTTATCAACAGTGCAATTCCCTTCGATGAGGTGCGCACGCGGTTGCGCGGTTTGAGCGAGGGTCGCTATAAATTAGTCTATGTTGCGCCCGAACGGTTGCGCCAACGCCAATTTCTTTATGCATTGCAGCAAGTTGGCATTTCGTTATTTGTCGTCGATGAAGCACATTGTGTGTCGTTGTGGGGTTTCTCGTTTCGCCCCGATTATCTGTTTATTCGCGAAGCACTGCGCGAGCTTGGCAATCCGCTGGTGTTGGGCTTGACGGCAACCGCCAGCCCAGCCACCGAAAAAGCGATCTGCGAGCAACTTGGCGATTTAGAAACCGTGCGAACCAACGTTTTTCGGCCAAATTTACACTTCGAATTGATCAAAGCCTCGAATAAAGAGAAAAAACAAGCAGCGATTCTTAGTTTGTGCAGCCAAATTGATGGCGCAATTATTGTCTATGCCCGTTCGCGCAATAGTTGTGAAGAATTGGCTGAACACTTGCGCAAAACTGGTGTTGTGGCCGAAGCCTATCACGCTGGCTGCCCCGACCGCGATGCCATCCAAGATCGCTTTATGCGTGGCGAAACTCGCGTAATTGTTGCCACCATCGCTTTTGGCATGGGCGTTGACAAACGTGATGTGCGGGCGGTGATTCACGCCAATTTGCCCAAATCGCTAGAAGATTATGCCCAAGAAGCTGGGCGAGCAGGCCGCGATGGCCAAATCTCGCGTTGCATTATGCTCTATAACTTTTTCGATAAACGCCAACTCAAGGAATGGCTTGAAAGTAGCCATTTTGGAGTCGAAGAATTACGCGAACTCTATAAGGCTGTTTTGGGGCAAATCGGCAAAGGCCAAGGCATGATCAATCAAGCCCAGTTGATGGAGCTTTCGGGCTTTGATGAAACTCGTTTGCGGGTTGGCTTGGGGATTTTGGAGCATGTTGGGCTGGTGCGTCGCCATTTCGATTTACCGCGAGTTTGCAAATTGCGCCGTGGTGAAGCCCCTGCCACGCCCGAAATTAACCAACTTTGTGAGTGGTTTAGCTTGGGGCGTTGGTGGCAAGATGTGAATAGCCTCGATTTAGCCGCTGCCTTGCGGATTGCTCCTAGCCAGCTTGAGCCAACCTTGCTCGCTTGGCAAGAACAAGGCTTGCTGGGCTACGAAGGCGTGGCGCGGGAAGTTTTGCTCGAAGTTTTGCCATCGCCCAAAGATACCCGCGAACGAATGTATCAGGTGTTGAAGCAGTGGCGCAGCACCCAAGAACGCCAACTCGATTCATTAACTCAATATGTTGAGGCCAGCCATTGCCGCCATCGAATTTTGGCAGCGCAGTTTGGCCAACGCCTGCCTGCTTGTGGTAATGCCTGTGATATTTGCCAATCAGGCCGCATCACCATCAGCCGACCACCAAATGTTTTGCAGCCCCAAACCATGCCGCTGGTTGGCTCCAATTGGGGCAATGGCGGGGCGATCAGCGACCATCAACGGATTATGGTTGAGGCGGTGCGCGAACATCCCCAACAATTAACTAGCCGCGATTTGGCGCATATTTTGGCTGGCTCACGAGGCTATAGTTCGCATCCGTTGTTTGGAGCACTCTCCGAACGCTCGTTTGACTCGATTCGTGCCGAGATTGATGTGTTGGTTGATGCTGGAACGTTGGCCTATCAAGGAGCTACCTTGGTGGCAGTCGTGGCGGCTCCCAAACGCACTGGCAATCAACAACGTGACATTGCCTTGCAAGTATTGGCAACGCTAACTCGTTTGCCCTATCCCTTGGGTCGAACTGGCTTGGTGCGCTTGCTCAAAGGGGTCAGCGATGCCAAGCGTTCGCCGGATCATGGCGTTTTAGCCCATGCCACGATGGAGCAAATTGAGGTTGTAGTTGAGGCGTTGGTTGAGGCTCAATTGTTGGATCGCCAGCAGCAGGGCTTATATCCGTTGTTGGCCTTGAATAGTGCAGGCCGCGCGGTTTTGAATGATCCTCAGACTTTGCCAGTGCTCAACATTCAGGGCAAACGTGATTCGGCCAAAGATGAGCAGATTCAGGCTGATGGCGAATTGTTGCTGTTGCTCAAAAGCTGGCGCTCCGAGCAGGCCCGTAAGCTCAATCTACCGCACTATATGATTATTCCCGATAGCGTGTTATTTGATTTGGCGGCCTACCAGCCAACCAATACCCAAGAATTAAGCACGATTAAAGGCATTGGGAGCCAAAAATTAGCCCAGTGGGGCGAAGATTTGCTGAGTTTGATTACAACTGGCAAGCCAGCAAACTAG
- a CDS encoding methylmalonyl-CoA mutase family protein, with product MGSQITTDAGIPVEPIYRDNDRQPEPDAGQFPYTRGIYPTMYRGRLWTMRQYAGFASAHETNERFRYLLDQGQMGLSVAFDLPTQLGLDSDDPRAEGEVGKVGVAIDSIDDMATLFAGIPLDKVSTSMTINAPASVLLLLYELVGAQQGAASKTLTGTIQNDILKEYAARGTYIFPPRPSMRLITDTFAYCAERIPRWNTISISGYHIREAGATAVQELAFTLANGIAYVQGAIDAGLHVDEFGPRLSFFFNAHNNFFEEIAKFRAARRMWATIMRERFGATDERALTLRFHTQTGGSTLTSQQPLNNVVRVTLQALAAVMGGTQSLHTNGFDEALSLPTTEAATLALRTQQVIAYESGVTASADPLGGSYLVESMTDEIEQRALELIRHIDDLGGAVRAVEDGFVQAQIMDTAYEYQNRVESGEQLVIGVNKFVTDDAPVPIFKPNEAVAAEQCAKLTKLRAERDQAAVDAALADLQRAAEGSANVLYPMREALSQRATVGEVCGVLRRIWGEYRPDVAI from the coding sequence ATGGGCAGTCAAATTACAACTGATGCTGGCATTCCGGTTGAGCCAATTTATCGTGATAACGACCGCCAGCCCGAACCTGATGCTGGCCAGTTTCCCTATACCCGCGGCATTTACCCCACGATGTATCGAGGCCGTTTGTGGACGATGCGTCAATATGCTGGCTTTGCTTCGGCCCACGAAACCAACGAACGCTTCCGCTATTTGCTCGACCAAGGCCAAATGGGGCTTTCCGTCGCCTTTGATCTACCAACCCAGCTTGGGCTCGACTCGGATGATCCACGGGCTGAGGGCGAGGTTGGCAAGGTCGGGGTGGCAATTGATTCAATCGACGATATGGCAACCTTATTCGCTGGCATTCCGCTAGATAAAGTTAGCACCTCGATGACGATTAATGCGCCCGCCAGTGTGCTGTTGTTGTTGTATGAGTTGGTTGGCGCTCAACAAGGCGCGGCCTCGAAAACGCTCACGGGCACAATTCAAAATGATATTCTCAAGGAATACGCTGCGCGTGGAACCTATATCTTTCCGCCACGGCCTTCGATGCGGCTGATTACCGATACCTTTGCCTATTGCGCCGAGCGGATTCCCCGCTGGAACACGATTAGCATCAGCGGCTATCATATTCGCGAGGCAGGCGCAACGGCGGTGCAAGAATTGGCCTTTACCTTGGCCAACGGCATTGCCTACGTTCAGGGCGCGATTGATGCTGGCTTGCATGTCGATGAATTTGGCCCACGTTTATCGTTCTTCTTCAATGCCCACAACAATTTCTTTGAAGAAATCGCCAAATTTCGTGCTGCTCGCCGCATGTGGGCCACAATTATGCGTGAGCGTTTTGGTGCAACCGATGAACGGGCCTTGACCTTGCGCTTCCACACTCAAACTGGCGGCTCGACCTTAACCTCACAGCAACCACTCAACAACGTGGTGCGGGTAACTTTGCAAGCCTTGGCGGCGGTGATGGGCGGCACGCAATCGCTGCACACCAACGGCTTTGATGAAGCGCTTTCGTTGCCCACCACCGAAGCTGCAACCCTCGCCTTGCGCACCCAACAAGTCATCGCCTATGAAAGTGGTGTGACAGCTAGCGCCGATCCCTTGGGTGGTTCGTATTTGGTCGAAAGCATGACCGACGAGATTGAGCAACGCGCCTTGGAATTAATTCGGCATATCGACGATTTGGGCGGCGCAGTGCGGGCTGTCGAAGATGGTTTCGTGCAAGCGCAAATTATGGATACCGCCTACGAGTATCAAAATCGGGTCGAAAGTGGAGAGCAACTGGTGATCGGGGTCAACAAATTTGTAACCGATGATGCGCCAGTGCCAATCTTCAAGCCCAACGAAGCGGTAGCCGCCGAACAATGTGCCAAATTGACCAAACTGCGGGCCGAGCGCGATCAAGCGGCGGTTGATGCGGCTTTGGCCGATTTGCAACGCGCCGCCGAGGGCAGTGCCAATGTGCTCTATCCAATGCGCGAAGCCTTGAGCCAACGGGCAACTGTTGGCGAGGTTTGTGGCGTATTGCGCCGAATTTGGGGAGAATATCGACCTGATGTGGCGATCTAA
- a CDS encoding rhodanese-related sulfurtransferase has protein sequence MDILVIAFYKFVDLPDFAAKREPLRDFCNQRGIKGTILLAHEGINSTVAGSEPAMRELLEFLRSDSRLADLVWKESWTNEIPFQRMKVRLKKEIVTLGMPEINPNDGVGTYVDAEQWNALINDPEVVVIDTRNDYEVEVGTFPQALNPKTDSFREFPAFVEQNLDPQQHPKVAMFCTGGIRCEKATAYMLRKGFQAVYHLEGGILKYLETVEPSANQWQGECYVFDQRVAVDEQLKPGHYDLDQPTGLPRKREEASL, from the coding sequence ATGGATATTTTAGTCATCGCTTTTTATAAATTTGTCGATCTGCCCGATTTTGCCGCCAAGCGCGAGCCATTGCGCGATTTTTGCAACCAACGCGGGATCAAAGGCACGATTTTGTTGGCACACGAGGGAATTAATTCAACCGTTGCTGGCTCCGAGCCAGCCATGCGCGAATTGTTGGAGTTTCTGCGCAGCGATTCACGCCTCGCCGATTTGGTTTGGAAGGAATCGTGGACCAACGAAATTCCCTTTCAGCGCATGAAAGTGCGTTTGAAAAAGGAAATTGTGACCCTCGGTATGCCCGAAATCAACCCTAACGATGGTGTTGGCACCTATGTTGATGCCGAGCAGTGGAATGCCTTGATCAACGATCCTGAAGTTGTGGTGATTGATACCCGCAACGATTATGAAGTTGAAGTTGGCACATTTCCCCAGGCACTCAATCCCAAAACCGATTCGTTCCGCGAATTTCCGGCGTTTGTTGAGCAAAACCTTGATCCTCAGCAACATCCCAAGGTGGCGATGTTTTGCACTGGCGGCATTCGCTGTGAAAAAGCCACGGCCTATATGCTGCGCAAGGGTTTTCAAGCAGTCTATCATCTTGAAGGCGGCATTTTGAAATACCTTGAAACGGTCGAGCCAAGCGCCAACCAATGGCAAGGCGAGTGCTATGTGTTTGATCAACGGGTTGCGGTCGATGAGCAACTCAAGCCAGGCCACTACGATTTGGATCAGCCAACGGGCTTGCCCCGTAAGCGCGAGGAAGCAAGTTTATGA
- a CDS encoding NAD(P)H-binding protein, with protein sequence MTVIALAGATGYTGQRIISQAANNSEWQVRALVRQSATSKTHFPLGQAFAICDFADQASVEAALEGCEAVFQTIGTTQAQFNTDVSYETVDYGTTIALIKAAQAQGVKRFVLLSSAGAGLPLGSYLRWKAKTEKAVRESGLDWTILRPAAIVGPSRRAIQLASMPFALLSKLPLIGRLGAIMRPVDVNDLALSFFKCLADETTIGKTLEGRSFWRLIR encoded by the coding sequence ATGACCGTGATCGCTTTAGCCGGAGCCACGGGCTACACTGGCCAACGGATTATCAGTCAAGCCGCCAACAATTCTGAATGGCAAGTACGGGCTTTGGTGCGCCAAAGTGCCACCAGCAAAACTCATTTTCCCCTTGGCCAAGCCTTTGCGATCTGCGATTTTGCCGATCAAGCGAGTGTTGAGGCAGCGCTTGAGGGCTGCGAGGCGGTATTTCAAACGATTGGCACAACCCAAGCTCAATTTAATACCGATGTCAGCTACGAAACTGTCGATTATGGCACAACCATCGCTTTGATCAAAGCAGCCCAAGCGCAAGGAGTCAAGCGTTTTGTGCTGCTTAGCTCGGCGGGCGCGGGCTTGCCGCTCGGCTCATACTTACGTTGGAAGGCCAAAACCGAAAAAGCTGTGCGCGAAAGCGGACTCGATTGGACAATTCTGCGGCCTGCGGCGATTGTCGGGCCAAGCCGCCGCGCAATCCAACTAGCAAGCATGCCGTTTGCGCTGCTCAGCAAATTGCCTTTGATTGGGCGCTTAGGCGCAATTATGCGGCCAGTTGATGTCAACGATTTGGCGTTGAGCTTTTTCAAGTGCCTCGCAGACGAAACTACGATTGGCAAAACGCTTGAAGGTCGCTCATTCTGGCGCTTGATTCGCTAA
- a CDS encoding PIG-L family deacetylase: MSEQAFTPKRILVVVAHPDDAEFVCSGTLSRWYREGHHIHFCLCTDGNHGSSDPNMTPERLAEIRQAEQRAAAAHVGADVTFLSFDDAALEPTLELRKAITRVIRRYKPDIVVCQDPSFRYSDDYLNHPDHVAAGNATFGAIMPAASTRLIFPDLLEEGLEPHNVRQVYLMGGERVDTWVGLTEEDFQLKLKALREHKCQLGDWEPEPMMRDWAVATAKSAREAGVECELAESFKLVTLVRD; this comes from the coding sequence CGTTGTAGCCCACCCTGATGATGCTGAATTTGTCTGTAGCGGCACGTTGTCGCGCTGGTATCGCGAAGGCCATCACATCCATTTTTGCCTTTGTACCGATGGCAATCATGGCTCAAGCGACCCCAACATGACTCCCGAACGCTTAGCCGAGATTCGCCAAGCTGAGCAACGGGCGGCGGCGGCCCATGTTGGTGCTGATGTCACATTTTTGAGTTTCGATGATGCGGCGTTGGAGCCAACCCTTGAATTGCGCAAAGCCATTACGCGGGTGATTCGGCGCTACAAACCGGATATTGTGGTTTGCCAAGATCCATCATTTCGCTACAGTGATGATTATTTGAACCATCCCGACCATGTGGCGGCAGGCAATGCCACTTTTGGGGCAATTATGCCAGCAGCTTCAACCCGTTTGATCTTCCCTGATCTGTTAGAGGAAGGGCTAGAACCCCACAATGTGCGACAAGTTTATTTGATGGGTGGCGAGCGGGTTGATACGTGGGTTGGCTTGACCGAAGAGGATTTTCAGCTCAAACTCAAGGCTTTGCGCGAACACAAATGCCAATTGGGCGATTGGGAGCCAGAGCCAATGATGCGCGACTGGGCGGTTGCTACCGCCAAATCGGCGCGTGAAGCTGGAGTTGAGTGCGAATTGGCTGAATCGTTTAAGCTCGTGACCCTAGTTCGAGATTAA